The Brevibacillus humidisoli DNA segment GCGGAGCGTATATACCCGCGTTTTGTGATATCGTCATCATGGTCGAACACAACGCCAGCATGTACCTCGGTTCGCCGCGAATGGCAGAGATGGTGATAGGGGAAAAGGTGACATTGGAAGAGTTGGGCGGTGCGCGGATGCATTGTTCGGTCAGCGGCTGTGGTGATGTGTTGGCTGCTGACGAACGGGAGGCTATAGAGGCCGCTCGCAGCTATCTCTCTTACTTCCCGGGCAACTACGAGGAGTCGCCACCTGCTGCAGCAGGAAGAGAGTCGGCTGCAAACGCCAGGGAGATTGCTGAGATCGTGCCGGAGAATCAAAACGCGCCGTTCAACATGTACGAACTGATCGAAGCGCTGGTGGACGAAGGTTCCTTTTTTGAAGTGAAAAAACTGTTTGCGCAGGAGTTGATCACCGGGCTTGCTCGCCTCGACGGAAAGCCGGTCGGCATCGTGGCCAACCAGCCGCGGGTCAAAGGCGGGGTTCTGTTTGTCGATTCTGCCGACAAAGCGGCGCGGTTTGTCACGCTGTGTGATGCTTTTCGCATCCCGCTGCTCTTTTTGGCTGACGTACCCGGATTTATGATCGGTACCGCTGTAGAGCGGGCAGGGATTATCCGCCACGGAGCCAAGATGATCTCCGCGATGGCGGAAGCCACCGTGCCCAAGATTTCGGTGATTGTGCGAAAAGCATATGGAGCGGGTCTCTATGCGATGGCCAGTTCCGCATTTGAACCGGACGCATGTCTGGCACTGCCCTCTGCTCAGATCGCTGTAATGGGTCCGGAGGCCGCCGTAAATGCCGTGTACAGCAACA contains these protein-coding regions:
- a CDS encoding acyl-CoA carboxylase subunit beta, with protein sequence MSQLEQTLQERIAQVKKGGDEKYHQKAKEQNKLFVRDRLALLFDDEEFVLEDGLFANFTAEDLPADGVVTAIGRVGGQTVCVMANDSTVKAGSWGARTVEKIIRIQETAEKMRVPLIYLVDSAGARITDQLEMFPGRRGAGRIFYNQVKLSGKIPQVCILFGPSAAGGAYIPAFCDIVIMVEHNASMYLGSPRMAEMVIGEKVTLEELGGARMHCSVSGCGDVLAADEREAIEAARSYLSYFPGNYEESPPAAAGRESAANAREIAEIVPENQNAPFNMYELIEALVDEGSFFEVKKLFAQELITGLARLDGKPVGIVANQPRVKGGVLFVDSADKAARFVTLCDAFRIPLLFLADVPGFMIGTAVERAGIIRHGAKMISAMAEATVPKISVIVRKAYGAGLYAMASSAFEPDACLALPSAQIAVMGPEAAVNAVYSNKIQAIEDSQERQAFIMEKRREYQKDIDIYLLASELIVDGIVPPSQLRRELINRFAAYANKRQHFSDRKHPVYPV